The following proteins are encoded in a genomic region of Nicotiana sylvestris chromosome 4, ASM39365v2, whole genome shotgun sequence:
- the LOC138890067 gene encoding uncharacterized protein, which produces MVLQQQYREKGFKKYSELISLLLVAERNNDLLMRNHKNRPTGSTPLLEVDEVYSHYAKHGKGRGPIRGRGHGRGRGQGRNFLGVNHPPNKNNHQKWKGKDERPKANGSETECYRCGGKWHWANICRVPRHLVEIYQASLKNKGLEANFVYDNEFDITHLDVADFFEHPNEKIDHLIGDGSVVKDD; this is translated from the coding sequence atggtTCTGCAACAGCAGTACAGAGAGAAAGGTTTCAAGAAGTACTCTGAGCTGATTTCTCTTCTTCTTGTGGCTGAACGAAACAATGACTTGCTCATGAGAAATCACAAAAATCGACCCACTGGGTCTACACCATTGCTTGAAGTGGATGAGGTGTATTCCCATTATGCTAAGCatggaaaaggtcgtggccctattcgtggtcgtggtcatggtcgtggccGTGGACAAGGAAGAAATTTTCTTGGTGTTAATCACCCCCCAAATAAAAATAACCACCAAAAGTGGAAAGGGAAAGATGAGAGGCCAAAGGCAAATGGTTCAGAAACTGAATGTTATCGTTGCGGTGGAAAATGGCATTGGGCAAATATTTGTCGTGTACCAAGACATTTGGTTGAGATTTATCAAGCATCTCTAAAGAATAAAGGCCTTGAAGCTAATTTTGTCTATGACAATGAATTTGACATCACCCACTTAGATGTGGCAGACTTCTTTGAGCACCCTAATGAGAAAATAGACCATTTGATCGGTGATGGATCCGTGGTTAAAGATGATTGA